In Panthera uncia isolate 11264 unplaced genomic scaffold, Puncia_PCG_1.0 HiC_scaffold_1031, whole genome shotgun sequence, the following proteins share a genomic window:
- the LOC125916721 gene encoding APOBEC1 complementation factor-like yields MLFLLCSLQQVLDGSPIEVTLAKPVDKDSYVRYTRGTGGRGAMLQGDYTYSLGHVYDPTTTYLGAPVFYAPQAYTAIPSLHFPATKGHLGNRAIIRAPSVREIYMNVPVGAAGVRRLGGRGYLTYTGLGRGYQVKGDKREDKLYDLLPGMELTPMNPVTLKPQGIKLAPQILEEICQKNNWGQPVYQLHSAIGQDQRQLFLYKITIPALASQNPAIHPFTPPKLSAYVDEAKTYAAEHTLHTLGIPTDGAEAPTAPAAAAAFPGYAVPNASAPVSAAQLKQAVTLGQDLAAYTTYEVYPTFAVTARGDGYGAF; encoded by the exons ATGTTGTTTCTTCTTTGCTCTCTACAACAGGTGCTAGATGGTTCCCCCATTGAAGTGACCCTAGCCAAACCAGTGGACAAGGACAGTTACGTTAGGTACACCCGAGGCACGGGCGGAAGGGGCGCCATGCTGCAAGGAGATTACACCTACTCTTTGGGCCATGTTTACGATCCCACCACAACCTACCTTGGAGCTCCTGTCTTCTATGCCCCTCAGGCCTATACAGCAATTCCCAGCCTTCATTTCCCAGCCACTAAAGGACATCTTGGCAACAGGGCCATTATCCGAGCCCCTTCTGTTAGAG AAATTTACATGAATGTACCTGTAGGGGCTGCGGGAGTAAGAAGACTAGGTGGCCGTGGCTATTTGACCTACACAGGCCTGGGTCGTGGATACCAGGtcaagggagacaagagagaagacAAACTCTACGACCTTTTACCTGGGATGGAGCTCACCCCAATGAATCCTGTCACTTTAAAACCCCAGGGAATTAAACTTGCTCCCCAG ATATTAGAAGAAATTTGTCAGAAAAATAACTGGGGACAACCGGTATATCAGCTGCACTCGGCCATTGGACAAGATCAACGGCAACTATTCTTATACAAAATAACCATTCCTGCCCTGGCCAGCCAGAATCCTGCCAT CCACCCCTTCACGCCTCCGAAGCTAAGTGCCTACGTGGACGAAGCCAAGACCTACGCAGCAGAGCACACCCTCCACACCCTGGGCATCCCCACCGACGGGGCCGAGGCCCCCACCGCCCCCGCAGCCGCCGCTGCTTTCCCAG gaTACGCTGTCCCTAACGCAAGTGCACCTGTGTCCGCGGCCCAGCTCAAGCAAGCGGTGACCCTTGGACAAGACTTAGCAGCATATACGACGTATGAGGTCTACCCCACTTTTGCAGTGACTGCCCGAGGGGATGGATATGGAGCCTTCTGA